One region of Leptidea sinapis chromosome 10, ilLepSina1.1, whole genome shotgun sequence genomic DNA includes:
- the LOC126966356 gene encoding uncharacterized protein LOC126966356, whose product MCSPCGPMVCYKYEDCGPPKGRSADSSPLAAEDGAEKKSEKENQLKRTKSRELRGGIMYYSCHCIKRNGLQHDCRRTGCGGEPPCLVLPDPLCAPSQLARARGLADPAPLAAHYRAQAGGPSASADASGASGGSGKRFIVCELKGILPESQTDKSSKCCCSSKAGGPTSSENPSAAAGLPVLVMKLC is encoded by the exons at GTGTTCGCCATGTGGTCCCATGGTGTGCTATAAGTACGAAGACTGTGGACCCCCG AAAGGTCGATCGGCTGATTCATCTCCACTTGCGGCAGAGGATGGCGCAGAAAAAAAGAGCGAAAAAGAAAATCAACTCAAAAGAACGAAAAGCAGAGAGCTTCGTGGTGGAATAATGTATTATAGTTGTCACTGTATCAAGCGCAACGGATTACAACATGATTGTAGGCGAACTGGATGTGGCGGCGAGCCACCCTGTTTAGTTTTACCAGATCCCTTGTGTGCGCCAAGTCAATTAGCTCGTGCCAGAGGTCTTGCTGACCCTGCTCCTCTTGCAGCACACTACAGAGCGCAAGCGGGTGGGCCAAGTGCATCAGCTGATGCTTCTGGTGCCTCCGGTGGAAGTGGGAAACGCTTTATCGTGTGTGAACTGAAAGGCATACTTCCGGAAAGTCAAACGGACAAGAGCAGTAAATGTT GTTGCTCTTCGAAGGCTGGAGGCCCCACATCCAGTGAAAACCCAAGTGCTGCTGCAGGCTTACCCGTTTTAGTGATGAAACTTTGTTAA
- the LOC126966345 gene encoding uncharacterized protein LOC126966345 gives MTNFDTERVIVEVQCRPAIWDQSSEIFKDRDAKSKAWLDICKVLFENFDDWSEAEKNIQVKKLQQRWKTARDTYIRVRSTKKKLKSGSGSRANKTYVYYNMLSFLDSNSNTQGEESADNFNQSVEQNASPRTSQNNTIIEEDLINVPSTSSSVTKETRSSKKRKCESPTDFELELLNYVKNNTADNMDEDLNFFKSLLPTVKKLSCFKKLLFRTKVLQALIDIEKEMIITIDDLSLTQNTVTNDLESLNVRSDTNNE, from the exons atgacaaattttgATACAGAAAGGGTAATTGTTGAAGTTCAGTGTCGTCCTGCCATATGGGACCAATCAAGCGAAATATTTAAAGACCGGGACGCTAAATCAAAAGCATGGCTAGACATTTGTAAAGTACTGTTTGAAAATTTTGATGACTGGAGTGAAGcagaaaaaaacatacaag TGAAAAAGCTGCAGCAAAGATGGAAAACTGCAAGAGACACTTATATAAGAGTGAGgtctactaaaaaaaaacttaaatcaggCTCCGGTTCCAGGGCAAATAAAACATACGTTTACTATAACATGCTGTCATTTTTAGATTCAAACTCGAATACTCAAGGAGAAGAATCGGCAGACAATTTTAATCAGTCAGTAGAGCAAAACGCGTCACCGAGAACTTCACAAAATAATACGATTATTGAAGAAGATTTGATTAATGTACCTAGCACCAGCTCCAGCGTTACCAAAGAAACACGATCTTCCAAGAAACGTAAGTGCGAATCGCCAACTGATTTCGAATTAGAGTTGTTAAATTACGTGAAGAATAACACTGCAGATAATATGGACGAAgacttgaatttttttaagtcaTTATTACCAACTGTAAAAAAATTGAGttgctttaaaaaattattatttcgtacGAAAGTATTACAAGCTTTAATTGATATTGAAAAAGAAATGATTATTACCATTGATGACCTTTCATTAACGCAAAATACGGTAACGAATGATTTAGAATCCTTAAATGTAAGATCAGATACGAACAATGAATAA
- the LOC126966331 gene encoding uncharacterized protein LOC126966331, with protein MDKLMLYYLSRRRRRRIAKKRRQPVSPFVESRLLCGEFVVKFGILRKNERFFFKYFKVSLQVYDELYSKLEPYLKTNNLRLKSTSIVSPMERFAMTLRYLVSGHTFVDIHLAYQTGLTTVRKIVTEVCQIIIERLKEECIPKFSRALWVETEKGFLTQAQFPNCIGAIDGKHIRIIRPPHSGSLYYNYKHYYSIVLLAMCNANYEFTYINVGVQGKESDSAIFTQSRLYEQINNDLIDIPPAKALPVIHNDKPTNIAATAALPYIIVGDEAFGLSSHVMRPYARALDLNYKKKIFNYRLTRARRYIECTFGIMANKFRILHRPLNVGKDKAICFLKTICILHNFIRSRSQINDFHDIVIIPDHIRSVRGLIGNTHRDSYTLRDSFADYFVADGQLSWQDRSIY; from the exons ATGGATAAATTAATGTTGTATTATTTATCAAGACGACGGCGACGACGAATTGCCAAAAAAAGACGCCAGCCAGTAAGCCCGTTCGTTGAATCTAGGTTACTGTGCGGGGAATTCGTGGTGAAGTTTggtatattaagaaaaaatgaaaggttttttttcaaatattttaaagtttcattaCAAGTCTATGATGAATTATATTCAAAACTGGAGCCCTATTTGAAGACTAACAATCTACGATTGAAATCTACGTCAATCGTATCACCAATGGAACGATTTGCAATGACATTGCG ataTTTAGTTAGTGGACATACCTTCGTCGATATTCATCTGGCGTATCAGACAGGACTAACCACGGTCAGAAAAATAGTAACAGAAGTTTGTCAAATTATAATTGAAAGGTTAAAGGAAGAATGTATACCAAAATTTTCCCGTGCGCTATGGGTAGAGACTGAAAAAGGTTTTTTAACGCAAGCCCAGTTTCCTAACTGCATAGGTGCAATAGACGGAAAACATATACGCATTATAAGACCTCCACATAGTGGTTCCCTCTATTACAACTATAAGCATTACTATTCTATTGTACTGCTTGCAATGTGTAACGCCAACTATGAGTTTACCTATATAAACGTGGGAGTGCAGGGTAAAGAATCTGACTCCGCAATTTTCACACAAAGCCGATTGTACGAACAAATCAACAATGACTTAATAGATATTCCTCCTGCCAAAGCATTGCCCGTAATACACAATGATAAACCAACCAACATTGCTGCAACCGCAGCTTTGCCCTATATTATTGTAGGAGATGAAGCATTTGGGTTATCTAGCCATGTCATGCGGCCATATGCTCGAGCTCTCGatttaaactacaaaaaaaaaatattcaattataggTTAACGAGAGCGCGACGTTATATTGAGTGTACATTTGGTATCATGGCTAATAAATTTCGCATACTCCATCGTCCATTGAACGTTGGAAAAGACAAAGCAATTTGTTttcttaaaacaatttgtattttgcataattttataagatCAAGAAGTCAAATTAATGACTTTCATGATATTGTCATTATACCAGACCATATACGTTCAGTTCGGGGGTTAATTGGAAATACCCACAGAGATTCGTATACATTACGCGATAGCTTCGCAGATTATTTCGTTGCAGACGGACAGCTGTCATGGCAAGATCGCAGTATTTATTGA
- the LOC126966343 gene encoding uncharacterized protein LOC126966343: MNTIEEIDIDYLITLIQEREIIWDKSNVDFKNKNIKTKAWEDISKVLFPDYENFTAERKNKVGNDLIKKWRSVKDNYFRYSKKLKEASKSGSGATKLKKYHLYNQLLFLRKVEQNATESSLDSPREINNESTSTNDDITTDNTPRYVPVARKRAMQMDEFEREGLKLLKEPENRHMSFFRAILPSIQEFSDRETLRFQSKVIQIIDEMRYGQTSSYVSGPSTSHQPPYGYQTANFQSTYISDFNNSITSPETSQASEETEYDFSNL, translated from the exons ATGAATACCATTGAAGAAATTGACATAGATTACTTGATTACATTGATACAGGAAAGGGAAATTATATGGGACAAGTCAAAcgtagattttaaaaataaaaatataaaaacaaaagccTGGGAAGACatatcaaaagttttatttcctgATTACGAGAATTTCACAGCTGAACGAAAAAATAAAGTTG gtaatgatttaataaaaaaatggagaAGTGTAAAAGATAATTACTTcagatattcaaaaaaattaaaagaagcaTCAAAATCGGGCTCGGGCGCTACGAAACTGAAGAAGTATCATTTATACAATCAACTCCTTTTTTTGAGAAAAGTGGAACAAAATGCCACCGAATCTAGCTTAGACTCGCCTAGAGAAATCAACAATGAATCTACGTCTACAAATGATGACATTACCACAGACAACACTCCGCGCTATGTTCCAGTCGCGCGCAAAAGGGCAATGCAAATGGATGAGTTTGAAAGAGAAGGACTAAAACTTCTCAAGGAGCCGGAAAATCGCCATATGTCCTTTTTCAGAGCTATATTGCCATCTATTCAAGAATTTTCCGACCGAGAAACTCTCCGTTTCCAAAGtaaagttatacaaattatagatGAAATGCGGTATGGACAAACATCATCATATGTGAGTGGCCCATCAACGTCTCACCAACCACCATATGGGTATCAAACAGCAAATTTTCAAAGTACATACAtttctgattttaataattcaattacatCTCCAGAAACATCTCAAGCAAGTGAAGAAACTGAATacgatttttctaatttgtaa